In Cicer arietinum cultivar CDC Frontier isolate Library 1 chromosome 1, Cicar.CDCFrontier_v2.0, whole genome shotgun sequence, one DNA window encodes the following:
- the LOC101495157 gene encoding E3 ubiquitin-protein ligase MIEL1 encodes MEDSLIERLDFGKMGYGCKHYRRRCRIRAPCCNEVYSCRHCHNEATSMLKNPCDRHELVREDVEQVVCSVCDTEQPVAQVCTNCGVRMGEYFCSICKFFDDDTGKQQFHCDDCGICRVGGSENYFHCKKCGSCYSVALRDNHLCVENSMRHHCPICYEYLFDSLKDTTVMKCGHTMHCECYHEMVKRGKYCCPICSKSVIDMSTTWKSIDEEIEATVMPADYRNRKVWILCNDCNDTTEVNFHIIGHKCGHCSSYNTRAIAPPVLPQ; translated from the exons ATGGAAGACTCTCTCATTGAACGTCTTGATTTTGGGAAGATGGGTTATGG GTGCAAGCATTACAGGAGAAGATGCAGGATTCGTGCTCCTTGTTGCAATGAGGTTTACTCATGTCGTCATTGTCACAACGAAGCAACG AGTATGCTGAAAAACCCCTGTGATCGCCATGAACTTGTTCGTGAGGACGTTGAACAA GTTGTTTGTTCGGTTTGTGACACAGAGCAGCCA GTTGCTCAAGTTTGTACTAACTGTGGTGTTAGAATGGGAGAATATTTTTGCAGCATCTGCAAATTCTTTGATGATGAT ACGGGGAAACAACAGTTTCATTGTGATGATTGTGGGATCTGCAG AGTTGGTGGGAGTGAGAACTATTTTCATTGCAAGAAGTGCG GGTCTTGCTATTCAGTTGCTCTGCGTGATAATCATTTATGTGTGGAGAACTCCATGAGGCATCACTGTCCAATTTGTTATGAG TACCTTTTTGACTCGTTGAAAGACACAACTGTTATGAAATGTGGTCACACAATGCATTGTGAATGTTACCATGAGATGGTAAAGCGCGGCAA GTACTGTTGTCCGATATGTTCCAAGTCGGTTATTGATATGTCTACGACATGGAAGAGCATTGATGAAGAG ATTGAAGCAACTGTCATGCCTGCTGATTATCGGAATAGAAAG GTTTGGATACTTTGTAACGACTGCAACGATACGACCGAAGTTAATTTTCACATTATCGGGCATAAATGCGGTCACTGCAGTTCGTATAACACTCGTGCTATTGCTCCTCCTGTTCTTCCACAATAA
- the RPS5 gene encoding small ribosomal subunit protein uS7, whose amino-acid sequence MAEVIPEPAIVSDPTQIEVKLFNRWSFDDVQLSDVSLIDYIGVVPSKHATYVPHTAGRYSVKRFRKAQCPIVERLTNSLMMHGRNNGKKLMAVRIIKHAMEIIHLLTDQNPIQVIVDAVVNSGPREDATRIGSAGVVRRQAVDISPLRRVNQAIYLLTTGAREAAFRNIKSIAECLADELINAAKGSSNSYAIKKKDEIERVAKANR is encoded by the exons ATGGCTGAAGTCATTCCAGAACCTGCCATTGTTTCAGATCCAACTCAAATCGAAGTCAAACTATTTAACCGCTGGAGCTTTGATGATGTTCag CTTTCTGATGTGTCACTGATCGATTACATTGGAGTTGTGCCATCAAAACATGCGACATATGTTCCACACACCGCCGGAAGATACTCCGTGAAGCGTTTCAGGAAAGCTCAGTGTCCTATTGTAGAGAGACTCACCAACTCTCTCATGATGCACGGTAGGAATAATGGAAAGAAGCTTATGGCTGTCAGAATCATCAAGCATGCTATGGAAATTATTCATTTGCTAACTGACCAGAATCCTATTCAGGTTATTGTTGATGCTGTTGTCAACAG TGGTCCCCGTGAAGATGCTACTCGTATTGGGTCTGCTGGAGTTGTAAGGAGACAGGCTGTGGATATCTCACCTCTACGTCGTGTTAATCAAGCCATCTATCTTTTAACCACTGGTGCACGTGAAGCTGCATTCAGAAACATCAAGTCAATTGCTGAATGTCTTGCTGATGAACTTATTAATGCAGCAAAAGGTTCATCCAACAG TTATGCAATCaagaaaaaagatgaaattgagAGAGTTGCTAAGGCAAATCGTTAA
- the LOC101495809 gene encoding small ribosomal subunit protein uS7-like, with protein MAEVIPEPAIVSDPNQIEVKLFNRWSFDDVQLSDVSLIDYIGVVPSKHATYVPHTAGRYSVKRFRKAQCPIVERLTNSLMMHGRNNGKKLMAVRIIKHAMEIIHLLTDQNPIQVIVDAVVNSGPREDATRIGSAGVVRRQAVDISPLRRVNQAIYLLTTGAREAAFRNIKSIAECLADELINAAKGSSNSYAIKKKDEIERVAKANR; from the exons ATGGCTGAAGTCATTCCAGAACCTGCCATTGTTTCAGATCCAAATCAGATCGAAGTCAAACTGTTCAACCGCTGGAGCTTTGACGACGTTCAg CTTTCTGATGTGTCACTGATTGATTACATTGGAGTTGTGCCATCAAAACATGCGACATATGTTCCACACACCGCCGGAAGATACTCCGTGAAGCGTTTCAGGAAAGCTCAGTGTCCTATTGTAGAGAGACTCACCAACTCTCTCATGATGCACGGTAGGAACAACGGAAAGAAGCTTATGGCTGTCAGAATCATCAAGCATGCTATGGAAATTATTCATTTGCTAACTGATCAGAACCCCATTCAGGTTATTGTTGATGCTGTCGTCAACAG TGGTCCCCGTGAAGATGCTACTCGTATTGGTTCTGCTGGAGTTGTAAGGAGACAGGCTGTGGATATCTCACCTCTACGTCGTGTTAATCAAGCCATCTATCTTTTAACCACTGGTGCACGTGAAGCTGCATTCAGAAACATCAAGTCAATTGCTGAATGTCTTGCTGATGAACTTATTAATGCAGCAAAAGGGTCATCCAACAG TTACGCAATCaagaaaaaagatgaaattgagAGAGTTGCTAAGGCGAATCGTTAA